The proteins below are encoded in one region of Amycolatopsis acidiphila:
- a CDS encoding alpha/beta hydrolase produces the protein MTVVLVHGAWHSPWHWHAVVPHLAMPAVTVDLPSCGPEHADMHADAAAIRRVLDEHADVTLVAHSYGGIPATEAAAGHPAVRNLLYLAAYNADLGETLAAFAPEDPAEANIRPEQDCELTEDGMLAFRPDRAMLVLFHDCPDPSEAARHLRPMRPMFTQQAPDAVAWKEIPSTYVVCTRDRATAVGVQRRLSARAQQVLEIDTGHSAYLARPERVAEIITEVAS, from the coding sequence GTGACGGTGGTCCTGGTGCACGGTGCCTGGCACAGCCCGTGGCACTGGCATGCGGTCGTCCCGCACCTGGCGATGCCGGCGGTGACCGTGGACCTGCCCAGCTGCGGCCCCGAGCACGCCGACATGCACGCGGACGCCGCCGCGATCCGGCGGGTGCTCGACGAGCACGCCGACGTCACGCTGGTCGCCCATTCCTACGGGGGCATCCCGGCCACGGAAGCGGCCGCCGGCCACCCGGCCGTGCGCAACCTGCTGTACTTGGCCGCCTACAACGCCGATCTCGGCGAGACACTGGCCGCGTTCGCCCCGGAGGATCCCGCCGAAGCCAACATCAGGCCCGAACAGGACTGCGAGCTGACCGAGGACGGGATGCTGGCGTTCCGGCCCGACCGCGCGATGCTCGTGCTCTTCCACGACTGCCCCGACCCGTCCGAGGCGGCGCGACACCTGCGGCCGATGCGGCCGATGTTCACCCAGCAGGCGCCGGATGCCGTGGCGTGGAAGGAAATCCCTTCCACCTATGTGGTCTGCACCCGCGACCGCGCGACCGCCGTCGGGGTGCAGCGCCGGCTCAGCGCGCGCGCCCAGCAGGTCCTCGAAATCGACACCGGGCATTCGGCGTACCTGGCGCGTCCCGAGCGGGTGGCAGAGATCATCACCGAGGTCGCGTCGTAG
- a CDS encoding SDR family NAD(P)-dependent oxidoreductase: MPAHPPLVRDYPGSGVVIAGGTSGVGLASALGFAAAGVRRIALLARNTERGKAARERVLQQCPEAEVVFIPTDADDIDHVNASVAEARRSLGTIDVLVNSMTSSYRPELLHRTPQDEVCAILTRQALPPMNLTRAVLPLLQEQGGGSIINLASDAAKVPTPGEAVLGAAMAAIVMFSRVTAIEAKRDGVRVNAVTPSLIAGTPTAENVLRDGFSKALFEKAARQAHLGVAEPEDLASVIVFLGGPGSAKLTGQVISVNGGISAG, encoded by the coding sequence ATGCCCGCGCACCCGCCCCTCGTTCGCGACTATCCCGGCTCCGGCGTCGTCATCGCCGGGGGTACGTCGGGCGTGGGACTGGCGAGCGCCCTCGGGTTCGCGGCCGCCGGGGTCCGCCGTATCGCCCTTCTCGCGAGGAACACCGAACGCGGCAAGGCCGCTCGCGAGCGGGTCCTGCAGCAGTGCCCGGAGGCCGAGGTGGTGTTCATCCCGACCGATGCGGACGACATCGACCACGTGAACGCCTCCGTCGCCGAGGCGCGGCGCAGCCTCGGCACGATCGACGTGCTGGTCAACTCGATGACCAGCAGCTACCGGCCCGAGCTGCTGCACCGGACCCCGCAGGACGAGGTCTGCGCGATCCTGACCCGCCAGGCGCTGCCCCCGATGAACCTGACCCGCGCCGTGCTGCCGCTGCTGCAGGAACAGGGCGGCGGCAGCATCATCAACCTCGCCTCCGACGCGGCCAAGGTGCCGACGCCAGGCGAAGCCGTACTGGGCGCCGCCATGGCGGCCATCGTCATGTTCTCGCGCGTCACCGCCATCGAGGCCAAGCGCGACGGAGTGCGGGTCAACGCCGTGACGCCGTCGCTGATCGCCGGCACCCCGACCGCCGAGAACGTCCTGCGCGACGGCTTCAGCAAGGCGCTGTTCGAAAAGGCGGCGCGCCAGGCGCACCTGGGAGTCGCCGAGCCGGAGGACCTCGCCTCGGTGATCGTGTTCCTCGGCGGTCCCGGGTCCGCCAAGCTGACCGGGCAGGTCATCAGCGTCAACGGCGGCATCTCCGCGGGCTGA
- a CDS encoding winged helix-turn-helix transcriptional regulator yields the protein MAASAPRPGKPVRGSETGRPIMAALDLLGRRWSMRILWELSQAPAGFRDLQRRCENMSSSVLSVRLNELTGTQLVSIDDEGYQLTEPGRQLVDAIAPLEAWSVRWAGALGKNSRRPRDSSVS from the coding sequence ATGGCAGCGAGCGCACCGAGACCGGGCAAGCCGGTCCGGGGTTCCGAAACAGGCCGACCGATCATGGCCGCACTCGACCTTCTCGGCCGGCGCTGGAGCATGCGCATCCTGTGGGAGCTGAGCCAGGCGCCCGCAGGCTTCCGCGACCTGCAGCGCCGATGCGAGAACATGTCCTCCAGCGTGCTCAGCGTCCGGCTCAACGAACTGACCGGCACGCAACTCGTCTCGATCGACGACGAGGGCTACCAGCTCACCGAGCCCGGGCGCCAGCTGGTCGACGCGATCGCTCCCCTGGAGGCGTGGAGCGTGCGGTGGGCCGGGGCACTCGGCAAGAACTCCCGCCGCCCGCGTGACTCCAGCGTGAGCTGA
- a CDS encoding AMP-binding protein, with the protein MADVRVLDTSYWPAEPGDVHDVTVCETLRHAAATVPDRPALVDCVQDAGARKAWTYAELAADAERVARALLTTFSRGDRIAVWAPNSANWIVLQHGIAMAGMVLVALNPAYRAREMGFVLRQSGAVGLFCPERYRGFDMRGMIEDIRPETPALREVVTFEEWDAFLDRGDPGLVLPEVGPDDVIQIQYTSGTTGFPKGAMLHHKGLVNEARHVAERAGMSDGGVYVNAMPMYHIGGGAVTSFGAWAKRGTFVILPGFEAGLLLEALETYRGTHTLVVPTMLIAMLDHPDRARRDLTSVQTILSGAASVPASLVRKTQKLLNCQFSILFGQTETHGVVSQTRVTDSPEDQAETVGRPLPQLEVKIADEVTGEPVALHETGEICCRGYQNMLGYYRMETETTSTIDADGWLHMGDLGSMDERGFISIRGRMKDMIIRGGLNIYPAEIEGALGDHPAIEYAAVIGVPDARWGEQIGAVVTLREGVERPSVEELTDYLRAEIAPHKTPVYWAFVDQMPATPSGKIQKFVLRERVESGALAFDAVRSASAGPADAAERVSR; encoded by the coding sequence ATGGCCGACGTCCGGGTCCTGGACACGTCCTACTGGCCTGCCGAGCCGGGGGACGTGCACGACGTCACGGTCTGCGAGACGCTTCGGCACGCTGCCGCGACGGTGCCGGACCGGCCGGCGCTGGTCGACTGCGTGCAGGACGCCGGGGCCCGGAAAGCCTGGACCTATGCCGAGCTCGCGGCGGACGCGGAGCGTGTCGCGCGGGCGTTGCTGACCACGTTCTCGCGTGGCGACCGCATCGCCGTCTGGGCTCCGAACAGCGCGAACTGGATCGTGCTGCAGCACGGGATCGCCATGGCCGGGATGGTGCTGGTGGCGCTCAACCCCGCCTACCGCGCCCGGGAGATGGGCTTCGTGCTCAGGCAGTCCGGAGCCGTCGGGCTGTTCTGTCCGGAGCGCTACCGGGGGTTCGACATGCGAGGCATGATCGAGGACATTCGCCCGGAGACGCCCGCGCTGCGCGAGGTCGTGACCTTCGAGGAGTGGGACGCTTTCCTCGACCGCGGGGATCCGGGTCTGGTGCTCCCGGAGGTGGGGCCCGACGACGTGATCCAGATCCAGTACACATCCGGGACGACCGGCTTTCCCAAGGGTGCCATGCTGCACCACAAAGGACTGGTGAACGAAGCCCGGCACGTCGCCGAGCGGGCGGGCATGAGCGACGGTGGGGTGTACGTCAACGCGATGCCGATGTACCACATCGGTGGCGGTGCGGTGACCTCGTTCGGGGCCTGGGCCAAGCGCGGCACGTTCGTGATCCTGCCCGGCTTCGAGGCCGGGTTGCTGTTGGAGGCGCTCGAGACCTACCGCGGCACCCACACCCTGGTCGTCCCGACGATGCTGATCGCGATGCTCGACCACCCGGATCGCGCCCGGCGCGACCTGACGAGTGTGCAGACGATCCTCAGCGGGGCGGCCTCGGTGCCGGCGTCGCTCGTGCGGAAGACGCAGAAGCTGCTGAACTGCCAGTTCAGCATCCTTTTCGGACAGACCGAGACGCACGGGGTCGTCAGTCAGACCAGGGTGACCGACTCGCCGGAGGACCAGGCGGAGACGGTCGGCCGGCCGTTGCCGCAGCTGGAGGTCAAGATCGCCGACGAGGTCACCGGAGAGCCGGTCGCGCTGCACGAGACCGGGGAGATCTGCTGCCGTGGCTACCAGAACATGCTGGGCTACTACCGGATGGAGACCGAGACCACGTCGACGATCGACGCGGACGGCTGGCTGCACATGGGCGATCTCGGCTCGATGGACGAGCGGGGGTTCATCAGTATCCGCGGCCGGATGAAGGACATGATCATCCGCGGTGGCCTGAACATCTACCCCGCCGAGATCGAGGGCGCGCTCGGCGACCACCCCGCGATCGAGTACGCGGCGGTGATCGGGGTGCCCGACGCCAGGTGGGGGGAGCAGATCGGCGCGGTCGTGACGTTGCGCGAGGGTGTCGAACGTCCTTCGGTGGAGGAGCTGACCGACTACCTGCGGGCGGAGATCGCGCCCCACAAGACGCCGGTCTACTGGGCGTTCGTCGACCAGATGCCGGCCACGCCCAGCGGCAAGATCCAGAAGTTCGTACTGCGCGAGCGCGTCGAAAGCGGAGCCCTCGCCTTCGACGCCGTCCGCTCGGCGAGCGCCGGCCCAGCGGACGCTGCCGAGCGGGTGTCTCGCTGA
- a CDS encoding LysR substrate-binding domain-containing protein: MSAVRGQCDVLPANPRIGYSARQWPTRFGLVAAGLGIAVVPGLAADTVPADVVWLPVRDPAAWATREVRALSRESPSHAARAFLHALREQADSRPAARLPASGLGKAAMP, from the coding sequence GTGTCAGCCGTACGCGGCCAGTGCGACGTCCTGCCAGCGAACCCACGGATCGGGTACTCGGCCCGGCAGTGGCCGACCCGGTTCGGCCTGGTGGCCGCGGGCCTGGGCATCGCCGTCGTACCCGGGCTCGCGGCCGACACGGTGCCGGCGGACGTGGTGTGGCTGCCGGTACGTGATCCGGCGGCTTGGGCTACCCGCGAGGTGCGGGCGCTCAGCAGGGAGTCTCCCTCCCACGCCGCCCGGGCCTTCCTGCACGCCCTGCGGGAGCAGGCCGACAGCCGGCCCGCCGCCCGCCTGCCCGCGAGCGGCCTCGGCAAAGCCGCGATGCCCTGA
- a CDS encoding CGNR zinc finger domain-containing protein: MGELPSAPGEEASPALALVNSRRSSPSGDVDDLASPDQVKGWLAARGLPVVEGTVTRSDVATLDSLRASAREILTALPDARTPVPDAVTSVNLRAASAPGAVQLTWHEGERPCRSWRSAAQGRFDAAAAAIAADTIRLATGTRAALVRRCAAHGCVRVFLRTHARRRWCSNICGDRVRARRHYHRHQSPH; encoded by the coding sequence ATGGGTGAATTGCCGTCCGCTCCCGGGGAAGAGGCGTCGCCGGCGCTGGCGCTGGTGAACTCGCGGCGCTCGAGTCCAAGCGGCGACGTCGATGATCTGGCCTCGCCGGACCAGGTGAAAGGTTGGCTGGCCGCACGTGGGCTGCCAGTGGTCGAGGGCACCGTGACACGCTCAGACGTCGCAACGCTGGATTCCCTGCGAGCTTCCGCGCGTGAGATCCTCACGGCACTGCCCGACGCCCGCACGCCCGTTCCGGACGCGGTCACGTCCGTCAACCTCCGGGCGGCGTCCGCACCAGGGGCCGTCCAGCTGACCTGGCACGAAGGCGAACGACCCTGCCGATCTTGGCGGTCAGCCGCCCAGGGCAGGTTCGATGCCGCTGCCGCGGCCATCGCCGCTGACACGATCCGGCTCGCCACCGGGACACGAGCCGCCCTGGTTCGCCGCTGTGCGGCCCACGGGTGTGTGCGAGTCTTCCTCCGCACGCACGCTCGCCGTCGGTGGTGCTCCAACATCTGTGGCGACCGGGTCCGCGCCAGGCGCCACTACCACCGCCACCAGAGTCCCCATTGA